A window from Plectropomus leopardus isolate mb chromosome 3, YSFRI_Pleo_2.0, whole genome shotgun sequence encodes these proteins:
- the mpl gene encoding thrombopoietin receptor isoform X2 — MPDNTHNAHTQASTVLVKCHGDSEYTIPPVTMNSPWRWEMLLISLWIQVGAVPGIHCRDGTVNHLSREDILLLKDEQDPKCFTRTEEDFTCFFETADNNTYDLLYSPPEKRREMSVQRGEDGTFLHIYSFPERDVLLFVGMHLEVVEHNTNTSIYSRTVSVEDHLLVDPPFSVSLHHNGRAGQLQVSWQTNVMKYWKDYMRSMVRYFSKGLGEKTKEAKTGDILDSLAPGEEVEVQVKIKCAFNSDAGHWSRWSAPVRAVVPQSADDTSLTCYTTDLQNITCRWNRSRYGEENEYKLFYKMGLSEALGWTEWTKCLADRDLTELCRFRGDESRKIRVKLSSSSAPINRTFYTQDFTLNKSIKTSPPYHLRGALQKDRLCLKWEAPLLSLSAHLQYEVGYQIKESEAWMTVSLKGPETSACLEVPTGSQYSVKLRAKPNGSIYSGYWSDWSDVVTGDTPTDIGILLALVCIPVSMLIIALIFISMFSTYFSKLKHYFWPPVPDLDKVLQSFLTDINEPKWNPPITAKQCPEETTSSVVEIMSEDEVSELGKPSEESTQLLSPESLGIEIFPDYVTLNKDSVILCPNGNKYVYEDIGEKDALGARDELFQTCHCPSTDGSASLGSEFLNSSYLPQAEPADSFDCKFTSVRGPGNLYTNLPCS, encoded by the exons ATGccagacaacacacacaatgcacatACACAAGCAAGTACTGTTCTAGTTAAGTGCCATGGTGATTCAGAATACACAATCCCACCAGTAACCATGAATTCACCCTGGAGGTGGGAGATGCTCCTTATCAGCCTGTGGATACAAGTGGGCGCTGTGCCTGGGATACATTGCAGGGATGGGACTGTCAATCATCTGTCAAGGGAAG ATATTTTGCTCTTAAAGGATGAGCAGGATCCAAAATGTTTCACCCGGACAGAAGAGGATTTCACCTGCTTCTTTGAGACTGCAGACAACAACACTTATGATTTACTCTACAG CCCGCCAGAGAAAAGACGTGAAATGTCTGtccagagaggagaggacgGAACCTTCCTCCACATCTACTCATTTCCTGAGCgggatgttttattgtttgtgggCATGCACCTTGAAGTGGTGGAGCACAACACCAACACCAGCATCTACAGTCGGACTGTCTCTGTGGAAGACCACT TGCTTGTGGACCCTCCCTTCAGTGTTTCTTTACACCACAATGGCCGAGCAGGACAGCTGCAGGTTTCATGGCAGACAAATGTTATGAAATACTGGAAAGATTATATGAGGTCTATGGTTCGATACTTCTCCAAGGGGCTGGGAGAGAAGACAAAAGAG GCAAAGACTGGCGACATATTAGACTCTCTGGCACCAGGGGAGGAGGTTGAGGTCCAAGTTAAGATCAAATGTGCCTTTAACTCAGATGCCGGACACTGGAGCCGTTGGTCAGCCCCTGTGCGAGCTGTGGTCCCCCAAAGTGCAG atgataCTTCACTAACATGCTACACGACTGACCTACAAAATATAACCTGCCGGTGGAATAGGAGCAGATATGGGGAAGAGAATGAGTATAAACTTTTTTACAAGATGGGTCTCAG TGAAGCTTTGGGATGGACAGAGTGGACCAAGTGTCTCGCTGACAGGGACTTGACTGAACTGTGCCGCTTTCGTGGAGATGAGTCCAGAAAAATCAGGGTGAAGCTCAGCAGCAGTTCAGCTCCGATTAACAGAACCTTCTATACTCAAGACTTCACTCTCAACAAGAGTA tcaaaacATCCCCACCGTATCATCTGAGAGGAGCACTACAGAAAGACAGGTTGTGCTTGAAATGGGAAGCTCctcttttgtctctgtcagCTCACCTGCAGTATGAAGTTGGCTACCAGATCAAGGAGAGTGAAGCATGGATG ACGGTGTCCCTAAAGGGTCCTGAGACCAGCGCATGTCTAGAGGTTCCAACAGGTAGCCAGTACAGTGTTAAGTTAAGAGCTAAACCCAATGGTTCCATTTACTCAGGCTACTGGAGTGACTGGTCAGATGTGGTAACTGGTGACACCCCCACTGACATAG GCATATTACTCGCGCTCGTGTGTATCCCTGTCTCAATGCTGATTATTGCACTCATCTTCATCTCCATGTTTTCCACATACTTCAG CAAGCTCAAGCATTATTTTTGGCCGCCGGTACCTGACCTTGACAAAGTCCTTCAAAGTTTTCTGACAGACATTAACGAGCCAAAATGg AATCCTCCAATAACAGCAAAGCAGTGCCCTGAGGAGACCACTTCATCTGTGGTGGAGATTATGTCTGAAGACGAGGTTTCCGAATTAGGGAAGCCATCAGAGGAATCCACCCAGCTCCTGTCACCAGAAAGCCTTGGGATTGAAATCTTTCCAGACTATGTGACTCTGAACAAAGACAGTGTCATTCTCTGCCCAAACGGAAACAAGTATGTCTACGAGGACATTGGAGAGAAAGACGCCCTGGGGGCGAGAGATGAGCTCTTCCAAACATGTCACTGTCCCTCCACTGATGGATCAGCCAGCTTAGGCAGTGAGTTTCTTAACAGTTCCTACTTGCCCCAGGCTGAGCCTGCAGACAGCTTCGACTGCAAGTTCACCAGTGTGAGGGGGCCAGGAAACCTCTATACTAATCTCCCCTGCAGCTAA
- the mpl gene encoding thrombopoietin receptor isoform X1, with protein MPDNTHNAHTQASTVLVKCHGDSEYTIPPVTMNSPWRWEMLLISLWIQVGAVPGIHCRDGTVNHLSREADILLLKDEQDPKCFTRTEEDFTCFFETADNNTYDLLYSPPEKRREMSVQRGEDGTFLHIYSFPERDVLLFVGMHLEVVEHNTNTSIYSRTVSVEDHLLVDPPFSVSLHHNGRAGQLQVSWQTNVMKYWKDYMRSMVRYFSKGLGEKTKEAKTGDILDSLAPGEEVEVQVKIKCAFNSDAGHWSRWSAPVRAVVPQSADDTSLTCYTTDLQNITCRWNRSRYGEENEYKLFYKMGLSEALGWTEWTKCLADRDLTELCRFRGDESRKIRVKLSSSSAPINRTFYTQDFTLNKSIKTSPPYHLRGALQKDRLCLKWEAPLLSLSAHLQYEVGYQIKESEAWMTVSLKGPETSACLEVPTGSQYSVKLRAKPNGSIYSGYWSDWSDVVTGDTPTDIGILLALVCIPVSMLIIALIFISMFSTYFSKLKHYFWPPVPDLDKVLQSFLTDINEPKWNPPITAKQCPEETTSSVVEIMSEDEVSELGKPSEESTQLLSPESLGIEIFPDYVTLNKDSVILCPNGNKYVYEDIGEKDALGARDELFQTCHCPSTDGSASLGSEFLNSSYLPQAEPADSFDCKFTSVRGPGNLYTNLPCS; from the exons ATGccagacaacacacacaatgcacatACACAAGCAAGTACTGTTCTAGTTAAGTGCCATGGTGATTCAGAATACACAATCCCACCAGTAACCATGAATTCACCCTGGAGGTGGGAGATGCTCCTTATCAGCCTGTGGATACAAGTGGGCGCTGTGCCTGGGATACATTGCAGGGATGGGACTGTCAATCATCTGTCAAGGGAAG CAGATATTTTGCTCTTAAAGGATGAGCAGGATCCAAAATGTTTCACCCGGACAGAAGAGGATTTCACCTGCTTCTTTGAGACTGCAGACAACAACACTTATGATTTACTCTACAG CCCGCCAGAGAAAAGACGTGAAATGTCTGtccagagaggagaggacgGAACCTTCCTCCACATCTACTCATTTCCTGAGCgggatgttttattgtttgtgggCATGCACCTTGAAGTGGTGGAGCACAACACCAACACCAGCATCTACAGTCGGACTGTCTCTGTGGAAGACCACT TGCTTGTGGACCCTCCCTTCAGTGTTTCTTTACACCACAATGGCCGAGCAGGACAGCTGCAGGTTTCATGGCAGACAAATGTTATGAAATACTGGAAAGATTATATGAGGTCTATGGTTCGATACTTCTCCAAGGGGCTGGGAGAGAAGACAAAAGAG GCAAAGACTGGCGACATATTAGACTCTCTGGCACCAGGGGAGGAGGTTGAGGTCCAAGTTAAGATCAAATGTGCCTTTAACTCAGATGCCGGACACTGGAGCCGTTGGTCAGCCCCTGTGCGAGCTGTGGTCCCCCAAAGTGCAG atgataCTTCACTAACATGCTACACGACTGACCTACAAAATATAACCTGCCGGTGGAATAGGAGCAGATATGGGGAAGAGAATGAGTATAAACTTTTTTACAAGATGGGTCTCAG TGAAGCTTTGGGATGGACAGAGTGGACCAAGTGTCTCGCTGACAGGGACTTGACTGAACTGTGCCGCTTTCGTGGAGATGAGTCCAGAAAAATCAGGGTGAAGCTCAGCAGCAGTTCAGCTCCGATTAACAGAACCTTCTATACTCAAGACTTCACTCTCAACAAGAGTA tcaaaacATCCCCACCGTATCATCTGAGAGGAGCACTACAGAAAGACAGGTTGTGCTTGAAATGGGAAGCTCctcttttgtctctgtcagCTCACCTGCAGTATGAAGTTGGCTACCAGATCAAGGAGAGTGAAGCATGGATG ACGGTGTCCCTAAAGGGTCCTGAGACCAGCGCATGTCTAGAGGTTCCAACAGGTAGCCAGTACAGTGTTAAGTTAAGAGCTAAACCCAATGGTTCCATTTACTCAGGCTACTGGAGTGACTGGTCAGATGTGGTAACTGGTGACACCCCCACTGACATAG GCATATTACTCGCGCTCGTGTGTATCCCTGTCTCAATGCTGATTATTGCACTCATCTTCATCTCCATGTTTTCCACATACTTCAG CAAGCTCAAGCATTATTTTTGGCCGCCGGTACCTGACCTTGACAAAGTCCTTCAAAGTTTTCTGACAGACATTAACGAGCCAAAATGg AATCCTCCAATAACAGCAAAGCAGTGCCCTGAGGAGACCACTTCATCTGTGGTGGAGATTATGTCTGAAGACGAGGTTTCCGAATTAGGGAAGCCATCAGAGGAATCCACCCAGCTCCTGTCACCAGAAAGCCTTGGGATTGAAATCTTTCCAGACTATGTGACTCTGAACAAAGACAGTGTCATTCTCTGCCCAAACGGAAACAAGTATGTCTACGAGGACATTGGAGAGAAAGACGCCCTGGGGGCGAGAGATGAGCTCTTCCAAACATGTCACTGTCCCTCCACTGATGGATCAGCCAGCTTAGGCAGTGAGTTTCTTAACAGTTCCTACTTGCCCCAGGCTGAGCCTGCAGACAGCTTCGACTGCAAGTTCACCAGTGTGAGGGGGCCAGGAAACCTCTATACTAATCTCCCCTGCAGCTAA